The following proteins are encoded in a genomic region of Mycolicibacterium rutilum:
- a CDS encoding NAD(P)H-dependent amine dehydrogenase family protein yields the protein MLRVTVWGTGNMGATAIRSTVAFPGLQLAGVITSTPDKAGRDAASFAGLEAQTGVTATTDIDAALAACDAVAYMASGDIRPDEAVADIERCLSAGKHVVTPSLYSLYDPRSAPQDWVDRLTAAAEAGSATLLVSGVDPGWGNDALAVIAAGLCTRIKTIHCQEIFDYSTYNQPFAVKVSCGFGGSMDETPMMLLPSIPTMVWGGNIRLVGRGLGIEIDEIAEEVERRPLEESVDTVMGRFEKGTQGAFWLKVIGRSGGRDRIVIDHITRIHASCAPDWPYPDEGVGDHRVIIDGDPQLTITTRADVPGGTRADGGNATAANRLLGALAWLAEQKPGIYDGLDVPLQTTLPPEVQAQRWA from the coding sequence ATGCTGCGCGTAACGGTCTGGGGAACCGGAAACATGGGTGCCACGGCCATCCGCTCGACGGTGGCTTTTCCGGGGTTGCAACTGGCCGGAGTCATCACCTCGACGCCCGACAAGGCGGGCCGCGACGCCGCGTCGTTCGCCGGCCTCGAGGCGCAAACAGGCGTCACCGCCACCACCGACATCGACGCCGCACTCGCGGCCTGTGACGCCGTCGCCTACATGGCGTCGGGCGACATCCGCCCCGACGAGGCGGTCGCCGACATCGAACGCTGCCTGAGCGCCGGCAAGCATGTGGTGACGCCGTCGCTGTACTCGCTCTACGACCCGCGCTCGGCGCCCCAGGACTGGGTCGACCGGCTCACCGCGGCCGCCGAGGCGGGCTCGGCCACGCTGCTGGTCAGCGGTGTCGACCCCGGATGGGGCAACGACGCGCTGGCGGTGATCGCCGCCGGGCTGTGCACCCGGATCAAGACCATCCACTGCCAGGAGATCTTCGACTACTCGACCTACAACCAGCCGTTCGCGGTCAAGGTGTCCTGCGGTTTCGGCGGCTCGATGGACGAGACCCCGATGATGCTGCTGCCGTCGATCCCGACCATGGTGTGGGGCGGCAACATTCGACTGGTCGGCCGCGGGCTGGGCATCGAGATCGACGAGATCGCCGAGGAGGTCGAGCGGCGGCCGCTCGAGGAATCGGTCGACACCGTCATGGGGCGCTTCGAGAAGGGCACCCAGGGGGCGTTCTGGCTCAAGGTCATCGGCCGCTCCGGAGGCCGCGACCGCATCGTCATCGACCACATCACCCGCATCCACGCGTCCTGCGCGCCGGACTGGCCCTATCCCGACGAGGGCGTGGGCGACCACCGCGTGATCATCGACGGCGATCCGCAGCTGACCATCACCACCCGCGCCGACGTGCCCGGCGGCACCCGCGCCGACGGCGGCAACGCCACCGCGGCCAACCGACTGCTCGGCGCGCTGGCCTGGCTGGCCGAGCAGAAGCCCGGTATCTACGACGGGCTCGACGTGCCGTTGCAGACGACGCTGCCGCCGGAGGTCCAGGCACAGCGTTGGGCCTGA
- a CDS encoding acyl-CoA dehydrogenase has protein sequence MSHYKSNVRDQVFNLFEVLRLDQALGTGEYSDLDADTAREMLSEMARLAEGPIAESFVEGDRNPPVFDPETHSVTLPEAFKKSVHACIEGGWDKVGLDEDLGGVPAPKAMLWALNEHILGANPAVWMYAGGAAFAQIFAHNATEEQKKWAVLAAERGWGSTMVLTEPDAGSDVGAGRTKAVQQDDGSWHIEGVKRFITSADSDDLFENIFHLVLARPEGAGPGTKGLSLFFVPKFHFDPETGELGERNGVFVTNVEHKMGLKVSATCELTFGQHGVPAKGWLVGEVHNGIAQMFDVIEQARMMVGTKAIATLSTGYLNALEYAKERVQGADMTQMTDKTAPRVTITHHPDVRRSLMTQKSYAEGLRALYLYTATFQDSAVAKALHDVDADLAVRVNDLMLPIVKGVGSEQAYAKLTESLQTFGGSGFLQDYPIEQYIRDAKIDSLYEGTTAIQAQDFFFRKIVRDKGQALAYVAGQIEQFVKSESGNGRLKAERALLATALEDVQAMAASLTGYLMAAQENPAELYKVGLGSVRFLMSVGDLVIGWLLQQQAAVAIGALDAGAGAPATSGSGASGDDRSFYEGKVAVASFFAKNFLPLLTSTRSVIENLDNDVMELDEAAF, from the coding sequence GTGAGCCACTATAAGAGCAACGTACGTGACCAGGTGTTCAACCTGTTCGAGGTGCTGCGCCTCGACCAGGCGCTGGGTACGGGTGAGTACAGCGACCTCGACGCCGACACGGCCCGCGAGATGCTTTCCGAGATGGCCCGGCTGGCCGAGGGCCCGATCGCCGAGTCGTTCGTCGAGGGCGACCGCAACCCGCCGGTTTTCGATCCCGAGACGCACTCGGTGACGCTGCCGGAGGCGTTCAAGAAGTCGGTGCACGCCTGCATCGAGGGCGGCTGGGACAAGGTCGGCCTCGACGAGGACCTCGGCGGCGTGCCGGCCCCCAAGGCGATGCTGTGGGCGCTCAACGAGCACATCCTCGGCGCCAACCCCGCCGTGTGGATGTACGCCGGTGGCGCCGCGTTCGCGCAGATCTTCGCGCACAACGCGACCGAGGAGCAGAAGAAGTGGGCCGTGCTGGCCGCCGAGCGCGGCTGGGGCTCCACCATGGTGCTCACCGAGCCCGACGCCGGTTCTGACGTCGGCGCCGGCCGCACCAAGGCCGTCCAGCAGGACGACGGCTCCTGGCACATCGAAGGCGTCAAGCGGTTCATCACCTCGGCCGACTCCGACGACCTGTTCGAGAACATCTTCCACCTGGTGCTGGCCCGCCCCGAGGGCGCAGGCCCGGGCACCAAGGGACTGTCGCTGTTCTTCGTGCCGAAGTTCCACTTCGACCCGGAGACCGGTGAGCTCGGCGAGCGCAACGGCGTCTTCGTCACCAACGTCGAGCACAAGATGGGCCTGAAGGTCTCGGCCACCTGTGAGCTGACCTTCGGCCAGCACGGCGTTCCCGCCAAGGGCTGGCTGGTCGGCGAGGTGCACAACGGCATCGCGCAGATGTTCGACGTCATCGAGCAGGCCCGAATGATGGTGGGCACCAAGGCCATCGCCACCCTGTCGACCGGCTACCTCAACGCGCTGGAATACGCCAAGGAGCGCGTCCAGGGCGCCGACATGACCCAGATGACCGACAAGACCGCGCCGCGCGTCACGATTACGCACCACCCCGACGTGCGTCGTTCGCTGATGACCCAGAAGTCCTACGCCGAGGGTCTGCGCGCGCTGTACCTGTACACCGCGACGTTCCAGGACTCGGCGGTCGCCAAGGCGCTGCACGACGTGGACGCCGACCTGGCCGTGCGGGTCAACGACCTGATGCTGCCGATCGTCAAGGGTGTGGGCTCCGAGCAGGCGTACGCCAAGCTCACCGAGAGCCTGCAGACCTTCGGTGGGTCCGGCTTCCTGCAGGACTACCCGATCGAGCAGTACATCCGCGACGCCAAGATCGACTCGCTGTACGAGGGCACCACCGCGATCCAGGCGCAGGACTTCTTCTTCCGCAAGATCGTGCGGGACAAGGGTCAGGCGCTGGCGTACGTGGCCGGCCAGATCGAGCAGTTCGTCAAGAGCGAGTCGGGCAACGGCCGGCTCAAGGCCGAGCGTGCGCTGCTGGCCACCGCTCTGGAGGACGTGCAGGCCATGGCCGCGTCGCTGACCGGCTACCTGATGGCGGCGCAGGAGAACCCGGCCGAGCTGTACAAGGTCGGCCTGGGCTCGGTGCGCTTCCTGATGAGCGTCGGCGACCTGGTGATCGGCTGGCTGCTGCAGCAGCAGGCCGCCGTGGCGATCGGCGCGCTCGACGCCGGAGCCGGCGCGCCGGCGACATCCGGCAGTGGCGCCAGCGGCGACGACCGGTCCTTCTACGAGGGCAAGGTCGCGGTGGCCTCGTTCTTCGCGAAGAACTTCCTGCCGCTGCTGACCAGCACCCGCTCGGTGATCGAGAATCTCGACAACGACGTGATGGAACTCGACGAAGCGGCCTTCTAG
- a CDS encoding response regulator transcription factor encodes MIRIVIAEDNAILRDGLAQLLAERGHDVVAKVGTAEELLHAVDELTPDVAVIDIRMPPTFTDEGLVAAVSLRRSHPSVGVLVFSQWVETRYAAELLAGAPEGVGYLLKDRVTDIGEFDDALRRVADGGTALDPEVVRQLIGRRQTSTVLDRLTPREREVLALMAEGHSNSGLARHLSITERAVEKHVSAIFTKLDLPPSQAHHRRVLAVVTYLNS; translated from the coding sequence GTGATCCGGATCGTCATCGCCGAGGACAACGCGATCCTGCGCGACGGGCTGGCGCAACTGCTCGCCGAGCGCGGCCACGACGTCGTCGCCAAGGTCGGCACGGCCGAGGAACTGCTGCACGCCGTCGACGAACTCACGCCCGACGTCGCGGTCATCGACATCCGGATGCCGCCGACGTTCACCGACGAGGGTCTGGTGGCCGCGGTGTCGCTGCGTCGCTCGCATCCGTCGGTGGGTGTGCTGGTGTTCTCCCAGTGGGTGGAAACCCGTTATGCCGCCGAGCTTCTCGCCGGCGCGCCGGAGGGTGTCGGCTATCTGTTGAAGGACCGCGTGACCGATATCGGCGAGTTCGACGACGCGCTGCGGCGGGTCGCCGACGGCGGGACGGCACTCGACCCGGAGGTGGTCCGCCAATTGATCGGACGGCGGCAGACGTCCACGGTGCTGGACCGGCTCACCCCGCGCGAGCGGGAGGTGCTGGCGCTGATGGCCGAAGGCCACTCGAACAGCGGTCTGGCGCGGCATCTCTCGATCACCGAGCGGGCGGTCGAGAAGCACGTGTCGGCGATCTTCACCAAGCTCGACCTGCCGCCCTCGCAGGCGCACCACCGGCGGGTCCTGGCCGTGGTCACGTACCTGAACTCCTAG
- a CDS encoding sensor histidine kinase: MDAVTTTLMAESDWTRTLSQPLRREAWRTYLYFLLASALAVVGVAFLFAAGLASGLLLATLIGIPLLALVVMSGRAWNRLYRSLARLTGAEIEAPPPFARPPGRLQTVAAALTDGVGWRSLGFVALHSVVMTPVGYGLILAVVVCASAVASPLVFLVTGQAFITIGEPIDSLPIYLLLSLAGVAGLYATGWLMLAASRFDVWMARSLLGASDRDRRVGQLEKARADVIDASAATLQQVERDLHDGTQARLITVAMALARAEEHFAASDVGRARTLVSDALANTKDTLTELREIVRGIRPPALDLGLEAAVATLAARNPLPVEVSVDLAVRPSLGVETMAYFCVAELLANVSRHSGADHATVTIRSDPAELRIVVQDNGSGGVQVGTGSGLTGLRDRLAMLDGQLTVDSPDGGPTVVTVSVPPGSDR, translated from the coding sequence ATGGATGCCGTGACGACAACCCTGATGGCCGAATCCGACTGGACCCGAACGCTTTCGCAACCCCTGCGCCGCGAGGCCTGGCGCACCTACCTGTACTTCCTGCTGGCCAGCGCGCTGGCGGTGGTCGGCGTCGCCTTCCTGTTCGCGGCGGGACTGGCGTCGGGGCTGCTGCTGGCGACGCTGATCGGCATCCCGCTGCTGGCCCTGGTGGTGATGAGCGGCCGGGCGTGGAACCGGCTCTATCGGTCGCTGGCCCGACTGACCGGTGCCGAGATCGAGGCGCCGCCGCCGTTCGCGCGACCACCGGGCCGGTTGCAGACCGTCGCCGCCGCGCTCACGGACGGCGTCGGCTGGCGCAGCCTCGGGTTCGTCGCGCTGCACTCGGTCGTGATGACACCCGTCGGGTACGGCCTGATCCTGGCGGTCGTGGTGTGCGCGTCGGCCGTCGCCTCGCCGCTGGTGTTTCTGGTGACCGGCCAGGCGTTCATCACGATCGGCGAGCCCATCGACTCGTTGCCGATCTACCTGCTGCTGTCCCTCGCCGGCGTGGCCGGGCTGTACGCGACGGGTTGGCTGATGCTGGCCGCCAGCCGGTTCGACGTGTGGATGGCGCGAAGCCTGCTCGGCGCCAGCGACCGCGACCGCCGCGTCGGCCAACTCGAGAAGGCCCGCGCCGACGTGATCGACGCGTCGGCCGCCACGCTGCAGCAGGTCGAGCGGGATCTGCACGACGGCACCCAGGCGCGGCTGATCACCGTGGCGATGGCGCTGGCCCGCGCCGAGGAGCACTTCGCCGCCTCCGACGTCGGCCGCGCCCGCACCCTGGTCTCGGATGCGCTCGCCAACACCAAGGACACGCTGACCGAGCTGCGCGAGATCGTGCGTGGGATCCGGCCGCCCGCACTGGATCTCGGTCTCGAGGCGGCGGTCGCGACGCTGGCGGCGCGCAACCCGCTACCGGTCGAGGTGTCGGTCGACCTCGCGGTGCGGCCGTCGCTGGGCGTGGAGACGATGGCGTACTTCTGCGTGGCCGAGCTGCTGGCCAACGTGTCGCGGCACTCCGGGGCCGACCACGCGACGGTGACCATCCGCAGCGATCCCGCCGAACTGCGGATCGTCGTGCAGGACAACGGTTCCGGCGGGGTTCAGGTCGGCACCGGATCAGGCCTGACGGGTCTGCGGGACCGGTTGGCGATGCTCGACGGACAGCTGACCGTGGACAGTCCGGATGGCGGCCCGACGGTGGTCACCGTGTCCGTGCCGCCGGGGTCAGACCGGTGA
- a CDS encoding TIGR03564 family F420-dependent LLM class oxidoreductase, which translates to MQTSLSIVGLNPHEPSPVDTLVGTLADLRDEGFRRIWLAQLPFDADLPTMLGIAFREVDGLEIGSGVIPIQAQHPWQLAQRALTLNLISGGRFTLGIGMSHRMVTEGVWGVPWDRPVRQMREYLDALQPLLAGEPADAAGEFWTARGALQVTAPPADVYLAALGPQMLRLAGRRTKGTLTWMTGPKTLAGHIVPALRDAAVEAVRSAGDVRVAASLPVSVTDDVDGARKQAAESFGVYGTLPSYRAMLDREGFAGPEDAAIIGDEDTVAQRLDELSASGVDEFVASVFDADPETRARTRALLRSKDS; encoded by the coding sequence ATGCAAACGAGCCTGAGCATCGTCGGTCTGAATCCTCACGAGCCGTCGCCGGTCGACACGCTGGTCGGCACCCTCGCGGACCTGCGTGACGAAGGTTTCCGCCGCATCTGGCTGGCCCAACTGCCGTTCGACGCGGACCTGCCGACGATGCTCGGCATCGCGTTCCGCGAGGTCGACGGGCTCGAGATCGGCTCGGGCGTGATCCCGATCCAGGCCCAGCACCCGTGGCAGCTCGCGCAGCGCGCGCTGACGCTCAACCTCATCAGCGGTGGGCGGTTCACGCTCGGCATCGGCATGAGCCACCGCATGGTCACCGAGGGGGTGTGGGGTGTTCCGTGGGACCGGCCGGTGCGCCAGATGCGTGAGTACCTCGACGCGCTGCAACCGCTGCTGGCCGGGGAGCCCGCCGACGCGGCAGGGGAGTTCTGGACCGCCCGTGGCGCGCTGCAGGTGACCGCCCCACCGGCCGACGTCTACCTCGCGGCGCTCGGGCCGCAAATGCTGCGGCTGGCGGGCCGCCGCACCAAGGGCACGCTCACGTGGATGACCGGACCCAAGACGCTGGCCGGCCACATCGTGCCGGCACTGCGCGACGCCGCGGTCGAAGCGGTCCGCTCCGCGGGCGACGTGCGGGTGGCGGCGTCGCTGCCGGTGAGCGTGACCGACGACGTCGACGGCGCGCGCAAGCAGGCCGCCGAGAGCTTCGGGGTGTATGGCACGCTGCCGTCCTACCGGGCGATGCTCGACCGGGAGGGGTTCGCCGGACCCGAGGACGCGGCGATCATCGGCGACGAGGACACCGTCGCCCAACGGCTCGACGAGCTCAGCGCGTCCGGCGTCGACGAGTTCGTGGCCAGCGTTTTCGATGCCGATCCCGAGACCCGCGCCCGCACCCGTGCGCTGCTGCGATCGAAAGATTCCTGA
- a CDS encoding TDT family transporter yields the protein MLTYWAMATDAASTELARLQHLGPNWFASVMGTGIVATAGATLPVNVPGLHVFSRVVWVFAAVLLVVLSVAVSVQRIRHPVAARSHARNPQMTHFYGAAPMALLTVAAGALLIGKDLIGERVAVDLAWVLWTAGTIGGLFTAATIPFLMFTQLNVEPDAAFGGWLMPVVPPMVSAAAGALLIPHMAPGTGRATMLYGCYAMFGLSLMAALIIITMIWSRLALYGTSGTARVPTLWIVLGPLGQGITAAGLLGAHAALAVPPELADAMNVFAVLFGVPVWGFAVLWIVLATELTVRTLRRGMPFALTWWSLTFPVGTFVTGTTQLAKHTGLPAFEVAAAIAYVGLLGTWTLVAVRTARGSLGGALFAPPAAGPVKAKKDPPPGA from the coding sequence ATGCTTACATACTGGGCCATGGCCACCGACGCCGCGTCAACGGAACTCGCCCGGCTGCAGCACCTCGGGCCGAACTGGTTCGCGTCGGTGATGGGCACCGGCATCGTCGCGACGGCCGGCGCCACGCTGCCGGTGAATGTGCCTGGACTGCACGTCTTTTCGCGGGTGGTCTGGGTGTTCGCGGCGGTGCTGCTGGTGGTGCTGTCGGTCGCGGTGTCGGTGCAGCGGATCCGGCACCCGGTGGCCGCGCGCAGCCACGCCCGCAATCCGCAGATGACCCACTTCTACGGCGCGGCGCCGATGGCGCTGCTGACCGTCGCGGCGGGCGCGCTGCTGATCGGCAAGGACCTGATCGGCGAGCGGGTGGCCGTCGATCTGGCCTGGGTGCTGTGGACCGCGGGCACGATCGGCGGGCTGTTCACCGCGGCGACCATTCCGTTCCTGATGTTCACCCAACTCAACGTCGAACCCGACGCCGCGTTCGGCGGTTGGCTGATGCCGGTGGTGCCGCCGATGGTGTCGGCCGCCGCCGGCGCGCTGCTGATCCCCCACATGGCGCCGGGCACCGGCCGCGCCACGATGCTTTACGGCTGCTACGCGATGTTCGGGCTCTCGCTGATGGCGGCGCTGATCATCATCACGATGATCTGGAGCAGGCTCGCGCTGTACGGCACGTCGGGCACCGCCCGGGTGCCGACGCTGTGGATCGTGCTGGGCCCGCTCGGCCAGGGCATCACGGCGGCGGGTCTGCTCGGCGCGCACGCCGCGCTGGCCGTGCCGCCCGAACTGGCCGACGCGATGAACGTGTTCGCGGTGCTGTTCGGGGTGCCGGTGTGGGGTTTCGCGGTGCTGTGGATCGTGCTGGCCACCGAGTTGACCGTGCGCACGCTGCGCCGCGGCATGCCGTTCGCGTTGACGTGGTGGAGCCTGACGTTCCCGGTCGGCACGTTCGTCACGGGCACCACCCAGCTGGCCAAGCACACCGGGCTGCCGGCGTTCGAGGTCGCCGCCGCGATCGCCTACGTCGGGCTGCTCGGCACGTGGACGCTGGTGGCGGTGCGCACGGCGCGCGGCAGCCTCGGCGGCGCGCTGTTCGCCCCGCCCGCTGCGGGCCCGGTCAAGGCGAAGAAAGATCCGCCGCCGGGGGCGTGA
- a CDS encoding acetyl-CoA C-acetyltransferase, with product MACDTQRRVAILGGNRIPFARSDGAYANASNQDMFTAALGGLVDRYNLAGETLGAVIGGAVLKHSRDFNLIRECVLGSALSSYTPAFDIQQACGTGLQATIAAADGIAAGRYEVAAAGGVDTASDAPIALGDDLRRTLLGLRRSKSNVDRLKLVGKLPASLGIQIPVNSEPRTGMSMGEHAAVTAKEMGIKRVDQDELAAASHRNMSAAYDRGFFDDLVTPFLGVYRDNNLRADSSAEKLAKLKPVFGVKNGDATMTAGNSTPLTDGASVSLLATEEWASAHGIEPLAYFVDAETAAVDYVNGRDGLLMAPTYAVPRLLARNGLSLQDFDFYEIHEAFASVVLAHLQAWESEEYCKERLGLDQALGSIDRSKLNVNGSSLAAGHPFAATGGRIVAQLAKQLAEKRKDSGQPVRGLISICAAGGQGVAAILEA from the coding sequence ATGGCTTGTGATACCCAGCGACGCGTCGCGATCCTCGGTGGCAACAGAATTCCGTTCGCACGCTCCGACGGCGCCTACGCCAACGCGTCCAACCAGGACATGTTCACCGCCGCGCTGGGCGGTCTCGTCGACCGCTACAACCTGGCGGGCGAGACGCTGGGCGCGGTGATCGGCGGGGCCGTGCTCAAGCACAGCCGCGACTTCAACCTGATCCGCGAGTGCGTGCTCGGCAGCGCGCTGTCGTCGTACACCCCGGCCTTCGACATCCAGCAGGCGTGCGGCACCGGCCTGCAGGCCACGATCGCCGCGGCCGACGGCATCGCCGCGGGTCGTTACGAGGTCGCGGCCGCGGGCGGGGTGGACACCGCCTCCGACGCGCCGATCGCGCTCGGCGACGACCTGCGCCGCACGCTGCTCGGGCTGCGCCGGTCCAAGTCCAACGTCGACCGGCTCAAACTGGTCGGCAAGCTGCCCGCCTCCCTCGGCATCCAGATCCCGGTCAACAGCGAGCCGCGCACCGGCATGTCGATGGGCGAGCACGCCGCGGTCACCGCTAAGGAGATGGGCATCAAGCGCGTCGACCAGGACGAGCTGGCCGCCGCCAGCCACCGCAACATGAGCGCCGCCTACGACCGCGGCTTCTTCGACGACCTGGTCACCCCGTTCCTCGGCGTCTACCGCGACAACAACCTGCGCGCGGACTCGTCGGCGGAGAAACTCGCCAAGCTCAAGCCGGTGTTCGGCGTCAAGAACGGCGACGCCACGATGACCGCGGGCAACTCGACCCCGCTGACCGACGGCGCCTCGGTGTCGCTGCTGGCGACCGAGGAGTGGGCATCGGCGCACGGCATCGAGCCGCTGGCGTACTTCGTCGACGCCGAGACCGCCGCGGTCGACTACGTCAACGGCCGCGACGGGCTGCTGATGGCGCCCACCTACGCGGTGCCCCGGCTGCTCGCCCGCAACGGGTTGAGCCTGCAGGACTTCGACTTCTACGAGATCCACGAGGCGTTCGCGTCGGTGGTGCTCGCGCACCTGCAGGCGTGGGAGTCCGAGGAGTACTGCAAGGAGCGCCTCGGCCTGGACCAGGCGCTCGGCTCGATCGACCGGTCCAAGCTCAACGTCAACGGCTCCTCGCTGGCCGCCGGGCATCCGTTCGCCGCCACCGGCGGGCGCATCGTCGCGCAGCTGGCCAAGCAGCTCGCCGAGAAGCGCAAGGACAGCGGCCAGCCGGTGCGCGGGCTGATCTCGATCTGCGCGGCGGGCGGGCAGGGCGTGGCAGCAATCCTCGAGGCCTGA
- a CDS encoding 3-oxoacyl-ACP reductase, whose protein sequence is MASDLYSQLVHSAPGSFLAKQLGIPQPETLRRYRPGDQPLAGTLLIGGEGRLVEPLRTALAEDYDVVSDNLGGRWADSFGGLVYDATGITDPAGLKGLYKFFTPLLRNLGPSGRIVVIGTIPEEAGSEHERIAQRALEGFTRSLGKEMRRGATVNLVYLSAAAKPAATGLESTMRFLLSGKSAYVDGQVFRIGADDSAPPADWDRPLEGKVAIVTGAARGIGATIAEVFSRDGAKVVCIDVEGAADALGQTASKVGGTALTLDVTADDAVDKITAHLREVHDGKADILVNNAGITRDKLLANMDEGRWDSVVAVNLVAPLALAEGLVSSGVLGEGGRVVGLSSMAGIAGNRGQTNYAATKAGMIGLTDTLAEVYADKGITVNAVAPGFIETKMTEAIPLATREVGRRLNSLYQGGQPVDVAETIAYFASPASNAVTGNTVRVCGQAWLGA, encoded by the coding sequence ATGGCATCCGATCTGTACTCGCAACTCGTTCACTCGGCGCCCGGATCGTTCCTCGCCAAGCAGCTCGGCATCCCGCAGCCCGAGACGCTGCGCCGCTACCGCCCCGGCGACCAGCCGTTGGCGGGCACGCTGCTCATCGGCGGGGAGGGCCGGCTCGTCGAACCGCTGCGCACCGCGCTGGCCGAGGACTACGACGTGGTCTCCGACAACCTCGGCGGCCGCTGGGCCGACTCGTTCGGCGGGCTGGTGTACGACGCCACCGGCATCACCGACCCGGCCGGGCTCAAGGGCCTCTACAAGTTCTTCACCCCGCTGCTGCGCAACCTCGGGCCGTCCGGGCGCATCGTCGTCATCGGCACGATCCCGGAGGAGGCAGGCAGCGAACACGAGCGGATCGCGCAGCGCGCGCTGGAGGGCTTCACCCGCTCGCTGGGCAAGGAGATGCGCCGCGGGGCGACGGTGAACCTGGTGTACCTGTCGGCGGCGGCCAAACCCGCCGCGACGGGCCTGGAGTCCACGATGCGGTTCCTGCTGTCGGGCAAGTCGGCCTACGTCGACGGGCAGGTGTTCCGGATCGGCGCGGACGACTCGGCGCCGCCCGCGGACTGGGACCGGCCGCTGGAGGGCAAGGTTGCGATCGTGACCGGCGCCGCCCGTGGGATCGGCGCGACGATCGCCGAGGTGTTCAGCCGCGACGGGGCGAAGGTGGTGTGCATCGACGTCGAGGGTGCCGCCGACGCGCTGGGCCAGACGGCTTCCAAGGTCGGCGGGACCGCACTGACGCTCGACGTCACCGCCGACGACGCCGTCGACAAGATCACCGCGCACCTGCGTGAGGTGCATGACGGCAAGGCCGACATCCTCGTCAACAACGCGGGCATCACCCGCGACAAGTTGCTCGCCAACATGGACGAGGGCCGCTGGGACTCGGTCGTCGCGGTGAATCTCGTTGCGCCGCTTGCCCTTGCCGAGGGGCTGGTGAGCAGCGGCGTGCTCGGCGAGGGCGGCCGCGTGGTCGGGCTGTCGTCGATGGCCGGCATCGCGGGCAACCGCGGGCAGACCAACTACGCCGCCACCAAGGCCGGCATGATCGGGCTGACCGACACGCTGGCCGAGGTCTACGCCGACAAGGGCATCACGGTCAACGCGGTGGCGCCCGGTTTCATCGAGACCAAGATGACCGAAGCGATCCCGCTGGCCACCCGCGAGGTGGGCCGCCGGCTGAACTCGCTGTACCAGGGCGGCCAACCGGTCGACGTCGCCGAGACCATCGCGTACTTCGCCAGTCCCGCGTCCAACGCCGTCACCGGCAACACGGTGCGGGTGTGCGGCCAGGCGTGGCTGGGGGCGTGA
- a CDS encoding MaoC/PaaZ C-terminal domain-containing protein, translating into MAEAQPSGLMNLVRAAAGALPFVPRGETLPERTLTVDELSIDPANVAAYAAVTGLQFGDTVPLTYPFALTFPTLMSLVTGFDFPFAAMGSVHIENHITQYRPIAVTDTVSVKVHAENLREHRKGLLVDILTDVSVGNELAWHQVTTFLHQQRTSLSDEPKPPPQKQPKLGPPNAVLRITPGQIKHYASVGGDHNPIHTNSVAAKLFGFPTVIAHGMFSAAAVLANIEGQLPGAVKYSVKFAKPVVLPASAGLYVDRVADGWDLTLRHLKKGDPHLFGTVRAL; encoded by the coding sequence ATGGCTGAGGCGCAACCGTCGGGCTTGATGAACCTGGTGCGCGCGGCCGCGGGTGCATTGCCCTTCGTGCCGCGCGGTGAGACGCTGCCGGAGCGCACGCTCACCGTCGACGAGTTGAGCATCGACCCGGCCAACGTGGCGGCCTACGCGGCGGTGACCGGGCTGCAGTTCGGCGACACCGTGCCGCTGACGTATCCGTTCGCGCTGACGTTCCCGACGCTGATGTCGTTGGTCACCGGGTTCGACTTCCCGTTCGCCGCAATGGGTTCGGTGCACATCGAGAACCACATCACCCAGTACCGGCCGATCGCGGTGACCGACACCGTCTCGGTGAAGGTGCACGCCGAGAACCTGCGTGAGCACCGGAAAGGTCTACTGGTCGACATCCTCACCGATGTCAGCGTCGGTAACGAGCTGGCGTGGCACCAAGTGACGACGTTTCTGCATCAGCAGCGCACCAGCCTGTCCGACGAGCCCAAGCCGCCGCCGCAGAAACAGCCCAAACTCGGTCCGCCGAATGCGGTGCTGCGCATCACGCCCGGTCAGATCAAGCACTACGCGTCGGTCGGCGGGGACCACAACCCGATCCACACCAATTCGGTGGCGGCCAAGCTGTTCGGCTTCCCGACCGTGATCGCGCACGGAATGTTCAGTGCGGCAGCGGTTCTGGCCAACATCGAAGGGCAGCTGCCCGGCGCGGTGAAGTACTCGGTGAAGTTCGCCAAACCCGTGGTGCTGCCGGCGTCGGCCGGCCTCTACGTCGACCGCGTCGCCGACGGCTGGGACCTGACGCTGCGGCACCTCAAGAAGGGTGACCCGCACCTGTTCGGCACCGTCCGCGCGCTGTAG